From the genome of Lotus japonicus ecotype B-129 chromosome 6, LjGifu_v1.2, one region includes:
- the LOC130724881 gene encoding secreted RxLR effector protein 78-like yields MRKNEEGGIVLKLDFAKAYDNIDWSFLLDLLVEMGFGAKWVRWMEECVTTASLAVLVNGSPTDFFKIEKGLRQGDPLSPLLFNICINGLLCMLNKLGSNDTPVGFHIGNGLCLNHLQFADER; encoded by the coding sequence ATGAGGAAGAATGAAGAGGGTGGAATTGTTCTGAAACTAGACTTCGCGAAAGCATATGATAATATAGATTGGTCTTTCTTGTTGGACCTGCTGGTGGAAATGGGTTTTGGGGCAAAGTGGGTGAGGTGGATGGAGGAATGTGTAACGACGGCATCACTAGCGGTGTTAGTAAATGGCTCACCCACCGACTTTTTCAAAATTGAGAAAGGGCTTCGCCAAGGGGACCCTCTTTCCCCTTTACTCTTCAACATTTGCATCAATGGACTTTTGTGCATGCTGAATAAACTGGGAAGCAATGATACCCCAGTTGGTTTTCACATTGGAAATGGTCTATGCCTCAACCACTTACAGTTTGCAGACGAAAGATga
- the LOC130724882 gene encoding putative F-box/LRR-repeat protein 23: MRLLKCWEVSYKQLRETIKKLPLLEEFEISYRVLSADTLKLMGKYCPHLKVLKFNKVEDKDLECDDEAFAIAKTMPELRHLQLLGNRLTNKGLLAILDGCPNLESLDLRVCSKLNLSASLRERCRKQIRNLRFPEDLSGVSNYVHGVDPYEYYCGCDIDIAIEMTYLKRLCNEYYAFQDSSLTEYYGQL, translated from the coding sequence ATGCGGCTTTTGAAATGTTGGGAAGTTTCATATAAACAATTGAGAGAGACAATAAAGAAGCTTCCGCTATTGGAGGAGTTTGAAATTTCATACAGAGTCCTATCTGCGGATACGTTGAAACTCATGGGCAAATATTGCCCACATTTGAAAGTGCTGAAATTTAACAAGGTGGAAGACAAAGACTTGGAGTGTGATGATGAAGCGTTTGCTATTGCAAAAACTATGCCTGAGCTACGTCATCTCCAACTCCTGGGAAATAGACTTACTAATAAAGGCTTGCTTGCCATTCTTGATGGATGCCCTAATCTTGAATCTCTTGATCTGCGTGTTTGTTCCAAACTCAATTTGAGCGCAAGTTTGAGAGAAAGGTGTCGTAAGCAGATCAGAAATTTACGTTTTCCAGAAGACTTGAGTGGAGTTTCCAACTACGTTCACGGTGTTGATCCCTATGAATATTACTGTGGATGTGACATTGACATCGCCATTGAAATGACATATCTAAAACGTCTTTGTAACGAGTATTATGCATTTCAAGATTCTAGTTTGACTGAGTATTATGGTCAATTATGA